In Romboutsia lituseburensis, a genomic segment contains:
- the rpsP gene encoding 30S ribosomal protein S16, producing the protein MAVKIRLKRMGSNKKPFYRIVVADSRSPRDGKFIEEIGYYNPVSQPKQVKINDEKAVKWLSNGAQPTDTVKTLLVNNGVMEKFEASKK; encoded by the coding sequence ATGGCAGTTAAAATAAGATTAAAGAGAATGGGATCAAACAAAAAGCCTTTCTACAGAATAGTAGTAGCTGATTCAAGATCTCCAAGAGATGGAAAATTCATAGAAGAAATAGGATACTACAATCCAGTTTCTCAACCAAAGCAAGTTAAAATAAACGATGAAAAAGCTGTAAAGTGGTTATCAAATGGTGCTCAACCAACTGATACTGTAAAAACTTTATTAGTTAACAACGGAGTAATGGAAAAATTCGAAGCTTCTAAAAAATAA
- a CDS encoding MATE family efflux transporter, with amino-acid sequence MKNEQILGTEPIGKLLFKYSVPAIIGMMVNALYNVVDRMFIGKIPDVGPLAITGVGVTMPIMTIILAFAMLVGVGATTNISIKLGQGNKDDAEKIIGNGITLSIIISLIISVIGIVFGENILKLFGASEATLYYAESYIYIILAGTVFNVLAFTLNNTIRGDGNPKLAATIMVVGCLTNIVLDAILIFIFNLGIKGAAIATVTSQIVTAIWALMYYLKGKSNLKFKKESLKLDKSLVSAIFAIGSAPFAMQMATSLVQAISNNALKLYGGDLAIGAMATISSISMVFLMPIFGLNQGAQPIIGFNYGAKQYDRSNKAFKASALASIVILTTGWLMVQTIPEFIVGMFNKDPKLMDISVNGVKIYLLMLPIIGISITGSNYIQSVGKAKVAMFLSLLRQVILLIPMIVVLPKFFGLNGVWVSQPVSDLLATAITAIVLVKELRSYKVNSKEIIEKKVA; translated from the coding sequence ATGAAAAATGAACAAATATTGGGGACAGAACCAATAGGAAAATTACTTTTTAAGTATTCAGTACCAGCGATAATCGGAATGATGGTTAATGCGCTTTATAATGTAGTAGATAGAATGTTTATAGGCAAGATACCTGATGTAGGACCGTTAGCTATAACAGGTGTAGGTGTTACAATGCCAATAATGACTATAATACTTGCATTCGCTATGCTAGTTGGTGTAGGAGCGACAACTAATATATCAATAAAACTAGGACAAGGAAATAAAGACGATGCTGAAAAAATTATAGGAAATGGAATAACTTTATCAATTATTATTAGTTTAATTATAAGTGTTATAGGAATCGTATTTGGAGAAAATATACTTAAATTGTTTGGAGCAAGTGAGGCAACTCTTTATTATGCTGAATCATATATATATATAATTTTAGCAGGAACAGTATTTAATGTATTAGCATTTACTTTAAATAATACAATCAGGGGAGATGGAAATCCTAAACTTGCAGCTACAATAATGGTTGTAGGTTGTTTAACTAATATAGTATTAGATGCTATATTAATTTTTATATTTAATTTAGGAATAAAAGGAGCAGCTATAGCAACAGTAACATCACAAATTGTTACTGCAATATGGGCTTTAATGTACTATTTAAAAGGAAAATCAAACTTAAAGTTTAAAAAAGAAAGCTTAAAATTAGATAAATCATTAGTATCAGCAATTTTTGCAATAGGCTCAGCACCTTTTGCAATGCAGATGGCAACAAGTTTAGTTCAAGCTATATCAAATAATGCTTTAAAGTTATACGGAGGGGACTTAGCTATAGGTGCTATGGCTACAATATCATCTATATCAATGGTATTTTTAATGCCTATATTTGGCCTAAATCAAGGGGCACAACCAATAATTGGATTTAATTATGGAGCAAAACAGTATGATAGATCTAATAAAGCATTTAAAGCATCTGCATTAGCATCAATAGTTATACTTACTACAGGATGGTTGATGGTACAAACTATACCAGAGTTTATAGTAGGAATGTTTAACAAAGATCCTAAGTTAATGGATATATCAGTTAATGGAGTTAAAATATACTTACTTATGTTACCTATAATAGGAATATCGATAACTGGATCAAATTATATCCAGTCAGTAGGTAAGGCTAAAGTAGCTATGTTCTTAAGTTTATTAAGACAAGTTATACTTTTAATACCTATGATAGTAGTATTACCTAAATTCTTTGGATTAAATGGCGTTTGGGTATCACAGCCAGTATCGGACCTTTTAGCTACAGCAATAACAGCTATTGTTTTAGTAAAAGAACTTAGAAGTTATAAAGTTAACAGCAAAGAAATTATAGAGAAAAAAGTAGCATAA
- the manA gene encoding mannose-6-phosphate isomerase, class I, which translates to MEPLFLNPLFMDRIWGGTALKDKFNYNIPSKNTGECWAISSHENGDCTISNGEFKGMTLSHLWNNEKHLFGNVNSDKFPLLTKILDANDNLSVQVHPDDEYANINESGELGKTECWYIIDCDDDAEMIFGHNAKSKQELVQMISDNKWDDLLKKVKIKKGDFFYVPSGTIHALCKGTLVLETQQNSDTTYRVYDYDRRDNNGNKRELHINKSIDVTTTPHKVPNNVCSKISDKSFELTTFVDNNFFSVHKLNTFGKCSFKHDKPFSLCSVLDGKGSLICNAKEYQLNKGCNFIIPATIDNFNLHGDLEMIISHI; encoded by the coding sequence ATGGAGCCATTATTTTTAAATCCATTATTTATGGATAGGATTTGGGGAGGTACTGCTTTAAAGGATAAATTCAATTATAACATTCCATCTAAAAATACAGGCGAATGTTGGGCTATTAGCTCTCATGAAAATGGAGACTGTACAATATCAAATGGTGAGTTCAAAGGTATGACATTATCTCATTTATGGAACAATGAAAAGCATCTATTCGGTAATGTTAATAGTGATAAATTCCCATTATTAACTAAAATATTAGATGCAAATGATAATTTATCTGTACAAGTTCATCCAGATGATGAATATGCAAATATAAATGAAAGTGGAGAACTTGGAAAAACAGAGTGTTGGTATATAATAGATTGTGACGATGATGCGGAGATGATATTTGGTCATAATGCTAAATCAAAACAAGAATTAGTTCAAATGATAAGTGATAATAAATGGGATGATTTGCTAAAAAAAGTAAAAATAAAAAAGGGAGATTTTTTCTATGTTCCTAGCGGAACAATACATGCATTATGTAAAGGTACTTTAGTTTTAGAAACTCAACAAAATTCAGATACAACTTATAGGGTATATGACTATGATAGAAGAGATAATAACGGCAACAAGAGAGAACTTCATATTAATAAATCAATAGATGTAACTACAACTCCTCATAAGGTTCCTAATAACGTTTGCAGTAAAATTTCAGATAAATCTTTTGAATTAACTACTTTTGTTGATAATAATTTTTTTAGTGTGCATAAATTAAATACTTTCGGAAAATGTTCATTTAAACACGATAAACCATTTTCTTTATGCAGCGTTTTAGATGGTAAAGGTTCTTTAATATGTAATGCTAAAGAGTATCAACTAAATAAAGGATGTAATTTTATAATACCTGCGACAATTGATAATTTCAATTTGCATGGTGATTTAGAAATGATTATTTCTCACATATAA
- a CDS encoding MarR family winged helix-turn-helix transcriptional regulator, whose translation MQDNCKYIGKYVSQIYRKGSSFISKGLNELGIGSGQVMFLLELYRQDGRSQEELCDVLNIDKGTTARAIKKLEEENFLTRVKDETDKRAYKVYLTQKSKDLKFDVISVMMQWEENITSKLTREEADNMIMMLKKICT comes from the coding sequence ATGCAAGATAATTGCAAATACATTGGAAAATATGTATCTCAGATATATAGAAAAGGTAGTTCTTTTATATCTAAAGGCTTAAATGAATTAGGAATCGGTTCGGGTCAAGTTATGTTTTTATTAGAACTTTATAGACAGGATGGTAGAAGCCAAGAAGAACTTTGTGATGTTCTTAATATAGACAAGGGAACAACAGCTAGAGCGATAAAGAAGCTAGAGGAAGAAAATTTTTTGACTAGAGTAAAAGATGAAACAGACAAAAGAGCGTATAAAGTTTATTTGACTCAGAAAAGTAAAGATTTAAAATTTGATGTAATATCAGTTATGATGCAGTGGGAAGAAAACATAACTTCAAAGTTAACACGAGAAGAAGCAGATAATATGATTATGATGTTAAAAAAAATATGTACGTAA
- the rimM gene encoding ribosome maturation factor RimM (Essential for efficient processing of 16S rRNA), whose protein sequence is MEKLTHFKIGQIVNTQGLKGEVRVYSYTDDIDRFDELETFYLGKDRENLLEVERVRLKGNMVIMKIKGVDTVEAAEKLRNKFMYVSREDSRDLDEGEYFIADMIGMDVETIAGEHVGVLTEVLQYAANDVYVIKGEDNKEIMIPAVMKFVPTIDMNERKMIIDPIKGMLD, encoded by the coding sequence ATGGAGAAATTAACACACTTTAAAATAGGACAAATAGTTAATACTCAAGGATTAAAGGGGGAAGTAAGAGTATATAGCTATACTGATGATATAGATAGATTTGATGAACTAGAAACTTTCTACTTAGGTAAAGACCGTGAAAACCTATTAGAAGTAGAACGAGTTAGATTAAAAGGAAACATGGTAATAATGAAAATTAAAGGTGTAGATACTGTAGAAGCTGCTGAAAAGTTAAGAAATAAGTTCATGTATGTATCTAGAGAAGATAGTAGAGATCTAGATGAAGGAGAATATTTCATAGCTGATATGATAGGTATGGATGTAGAAACTATAGCTGGAGAGCATGTTGGTGTATTAACTGAAGTACTACAATACGCAGCTAATGATGTTTATGTTATAAAGGGAGAAGATAACAAAGAAATTATGATACCTGCAGTAATGAAATTTGTACCTACAATAGATATGAACGAAAGAAAAATGATAATAGATCCTATAAAAGGTATGTTAGACTAG
- a CDS encoding KH domain-containing protein, producing MRELVLDIAKALVDDPESVVVEESEVNDEIVLKLTVSQDDMGKVIGKQGRIAKAIRTVVKSAANRENVKVSLEIV from the coding sequence ATGAGAGAGCTAGTCTTAGACATAGCTAAAGCTCTAGTAGATGATCCTGAAAGTGTAGTAGTTGAGGAAAGTGAAGTAAATGACGAAATAGTCTTAAAACTTACAGTTTCTCAAGATGACATGGGAAAGGTTATCGGTAAGCAGGGCAGAATAGCTAAGGCTATAAGAACTGTCGTAAAATCTGCTGCAAATAGAGAAAATGTTAAAGTTTCTCTTGAGATAGTATAA
- the ylxM gene encoding YlxM family DNA-binding protein encodes MNIEKMVEIGLLFEQYKNLLTDKQREIVSLYYEEDYSLGEISENLNVSRQGVYDTLKRSEKILKDYEEKLNLVAKLQEQEKNVRNIQDKIVDIKQNLLQNRVCANLIPKLENIEDICREMLK; translated from the coding sequence ATGAATATAGAAAAAATGGTTGAGATTGGATTGTTATTTGAACAATACAAAAACTTACTTACTGATAAACAAAGAGAAATAGTATCTTTATATTATGAAGAAGATTACTCTTTAGGTGAAATTAGTGAAAATTTAAATGTATCAAGACAGGGTGTATATGATACGTTAAAACGTTCAGAAAAAATACTAAAAGATTATGAAGAAAAACTTAACTTAGTAGCTAAACTTCAAGAACAGGAAAAAAACGTCAGAAATATACAAGATAAAATTGTTGACATTAAGCAAAATTTATTGCAAAATAGAGTTTGTGCTAATTTAATCCCTAAGCTAGAAAATATAGAAGATATATGTAGGGAGATGTTAAAATGA
- the trmD gene encoding tRNA (guanosine(37)-N1)-methyltransferase TrmD, whose amino-acid sequence MRFHIMTLFPEIFNSYMSESIMKRAVEKEKIEVYVYNIRDFSTNKHKKVDDYPFGGGAGMVMTPQPIYDTYKHIIDTHNIKEPRVIYLTPKGKVHNQTIAQEFSKVDDVILLCGHYEGVDQRIIDLIVTDEISIGDYVLTGGELPALILIDSISRLIPGVLNQNESFEEESFKDNLLEYPHYTRPREFNNLEVPNVLLSGNHKNIEKWRHDESVRITKERRPDLYKKACK is encoded by the coding sequence ATGAGATTTCATATAATGACGCTTTTTCCAGAGATATTTAACTCTTATATGAGTGAGAGTATAATGAAGAGAGCTGTGGAAAAAGAAAAAATAGAAGTATATGTATATAATATTAGAGATTTTTCTACTAATAAACATAAGAAAGTGGATGATTATCCATTTGGAGGAGGAGCAGGTATGGTAATGACCCCTCAACCTATATATGATACATATAAGCACATAATAGACACTCATAATATAAAAGAACCTAGAGTTATATATTTAACACCTAAGGGTAAAGTACATAATCAAACCATAGCCCAAGAATTTTCTAAAGTAGATGATGTAATACTACTTTGTGGACACTATGAAGGTGTGGACCAAAGAATTATAGACTTAATTGTAACAGATGAAATTTCGATAGGGGATTATGTATTAACAGGAGGAGAGCTTCCAGCTCTTATATTGATAGATTCAATATCTAGACTTATACCAGGTGTACTTAATCAAAATGAGTCTTTTGAGGAGGAATCTTTTAAAGATAACTTGCTAGAATATCCACATTATACAAGACCTAGAGAGTTTAACAATCTAGAAGTTCCAAATGTTTTGTTGTCTGGTAACCATAAAAATATAGAAAAGTGGAGACATGACGAATCGGTTAGAATTACCAAAGAAAGAAGACCCGATTTGTACAAAAAAGCTTGTAAATAA
- the ffh gene encoding signal recognition particle protein produces the protein MIFEGLSDKLQGALGKLKSKGKLTEKDVKDAMREVKLALLEADVNFKVVKDFIKKVQERCVGQEVMESLTPAQHVIKIVNEELTSLMGDVSSKVMISPKPPTVIMMVGLQGAGKTTTSGKLGGYFKKQGKRPLLVACDVYRPAAIKQLQVVGEKLDIPVFNMGDKESPVNIAKAGLSHALKNNNDLVIIDTAGRLHIDETLMDELKNIKSEVKPHEILLVVDSMTGQDAVNVAESFNEALGVDGVVLTKLDGDTRGGAALSIRAVTQKPIKFIGMGEKLDDLEPFHPDRMASRILGMGDILSLIEKAQETLDLEKAKELEQKIKKQELDFEDFLEQMEQIQNMGPLDKIIGMIPGMGNVKDQLGDVDLNGKEMKRTKAIVQSMTVEERRNPSILNASRKKRIAKGSGTSVQDVNRLIKQFNEMKKMMKMFTGSQKSMKKRGGFAGLPFFK, from the coding sequence ATGATATTTGAAGGATTATCTGATAAACTACAAGGAGCACTTGGTAAGTTAAAATCTAAAGGAAAGCTTACTGAAAAAGATGTTAAAGATGCTATGAGAGAAGTTAAACTTGCTTTATTAGAAGCAGATGTTAACTTTAAGGTAGTTAAAGATTTTATAAAAAAGGTTCAAGAGAGATGTGTTGGACAAGAAGTTATGGAAAGTTTAACTCCTGCTCAACATGTAATAAAAATAGTAAATGAAGAACTTACAAGTTTAATGGGAGATGTATCTAGTAAAGTAATGATATCGCCAAAACCACCAACAGTAATAATGATGGTTGGTCTTCAAGGGGCTGGTAAAACTACTACATCTGGAAAACTTGGAGGATATTTTAAAAAGCAAGGTAAAAGGCCTTTACTTGTTGCCTGTGACGTTTATAGACCAGCGGCTATAAAGCAGTTACAAGTAGTTGGAGAAAAATTAGATATACCAGTATTCAACATGGGTGACAAAGAAAGTCCAGTTAATATAGCTAAAGCAGGTTTAAGTCATGCTTTAAAAAATAATAATGACTTAGTAATAATAGATACAGCAGGTAGACTTCATATAGATGAAACTTTAATGGATGAATTAAAAAATATTAAAAGTGAAGTTAAGCCTCATGAGATACTTTTAGTTGTAGACTCTATGACAGGTCAAGATGCAGTTAATGTTGCAGAAAGCTTTAATGAAGCACTTGGAGTTGATGGAGTTGTTTTAACTAAACTAGATGGTGATACTAGAGGTGGGGCAGCACTTTCAATAAGAGCTGTTACTCAAAAACCTATAAAGTTCATAGGTATGGGTGAAAAGTTAGATGACTTAGAACCTTTCCACCCAGATAGAATGGCATCTAGAATCTTAGGTATGGGTGACATACTAAGTTTAATAGAAAAAGCTCAGGAAACTTTAGATTTGGAAAAAGCTAAGGAGTTAGAACAAAAAATTAAGAAACAAGAGCTTGATTTTGAAGATTTTCTAGAACAAATGGAACAAATACAAAACATGGGACCACTTGATAAAATAATAGGAATGATTCCAGGTATGGGAAATGTTAAAGACCAACTTGGAGATGTTGATTTAAATGGCAAGGAAATGAAAAGAACAAAAGCCATAGTACAATCAATGACAGTAGAAGAAAGAAGAAATCCTAGTATTTTAAATGCTTCTAGAAAGAAAAGAATAGCAAAAGGAAGCGGAACAAGTGTCCAAGATGTAAACAGGCTGATAAAACAATTCAATGAGATGAAGAAAATGATGAAGATGTTTACAGGCTCGCAAAAAAGTATGAAGAAAAGGGGCGGTTTTGCCGGACTTCCTTTCTTTAAATAA
- the ylqF gene encoding ribosome biogenesis GTPase YlqF has translation MARGDKMRVDYDDYLRDDNLHINWYPGHMKKTRDLVRENLKLVDVVVELLDARIPFSSKNPDIDKLAGNKPRVVILNKSDLADRAKLDKWIKYYKDQGIKAIPIDTMKGIGLNKLIDECRNVTKDKMDALKEKGRKERPIRIMIVGVPNVGKSSIINKLTGRKSAVTGDRPGVTKGKQWVRLKGNLELLDTPGILWPKFEDQEIALNLAFCRAIKDEILDVDTLALRLIAKLMEIEPEKLKTRYKLENLGESDIETMDMIGYKRGFVIGKKELDYTRIATTVLNEFRDGKLGKISLEIPDDIKN, from the coding sequence ATGGCAAGAGGCGATAAGATGAGGGTTGACTACGATGATTATCTAAGAGATGATAATTTACATATAAACTGGTATCCAGGTCATATGAAGAAAACTAGAGATTTAGTTAGAGAAAACTTAAAGCTAGTTGATGTTGTAGTAGAATTGTTAGATGCAAGAATACCATTTAGTAGTAAAAACCCTGATATAGATAAATTAGCAGGAAACAAACCAAGAGTTGTTATATTAAATAAAAGTGATTTAGCAGATAGAGCTAAGTTAGATAAATGGATAAAATATTATAAAGATCAAGGAATAAAAGCTATACCGATAGATACAATGAAAGGTATTGGACTAAATAAATTAATAGATGAATGTAGAAATGTTACTAAGGATAAAATGGATGCATTAAAAGAAAAGGGAAGAAAAGAAAGACCAATAAGAATAATGATAGTTGGAGTTCCTAATGTTGGTAAGTCATCTATAATAAACAAATTAACAGGAAGAAAAAGTGCGGTAACAGGAGATAGACCAGGTGTAACTAAAGGTAAGCAGTGGGTAAGATTAAAAGGAAACTTAGAACTATTAGATACTCCGGGTATACTTTGGCCTAAGTTTGAAGACCAAGAAATTGCTCTTAATCTTGCATTCTGCAGAGCTATAAAGGATGAAATTTTAGATGTTGACACTTTAGCATTAAGACTTATAGCTAAGCTTATGGAAATTGAGCCGGAAAAATTAAAAACTAGATATAAGTTAGAAAACTTAGGTGAAAGTGATATAGAAACTATGGATATGATAGGTTATAAAAGAGGATTTGTTATAGGAAAGAAAGAACTTGATTATACTCGTATAGCTACTACTGTATTAAATGAATTTAGAGATGGTAAGCTAGGAAAAATAAGCTTAGAGATTCCAGATGATATAAAAAACTAA
- the rplS gene encoding 50S ribosomal protein L19 codes for MNELLRSLEQEQLKNEVPNFGPGDTVKVHVKIVEGKRERIQLFEGVVLKRQGGGIKETFTVRKISYNVGVERTFPVHSPRIEKIEVTRKGKVRRAKLTYLRGRVGKAAKIKEARNAR; via the coding sequence ATGAACGAATTATTAAGATCATTAGAACAAGAACAATTAAAGAACGAAGTTCCTAACTTTGGACCTGGGGACACAGTTAAAGTACACGTTAAAATAGTTGAAGGAAAAAGAGAAAGAATACAGTTATTTGAAGGTGTAGTATTAAAGAGACAAGGTGGAGGAATAAAAGAAACTTTCACTGTTAGAAAAATATCTTACAATGTTGGAGTAGAAAGAACTTTCCCAGTTCATTCTCCAAGAATAGAAAAGATAGAAGTAACTAGAAAAGGTAAAGTAAGAAGAGCTAAATTAACTTACTTAAGAGGTAGAGTTGGTAAAGCAGCTAAGATAAAAGAAGCTAGAAACGCTAGATAA
- a CDS encoding PEP/pyruvate-binding domain-containing protein — MYRIDNISTGMKGFDKAIDMLKLGDNVVWQINHIQEYKKVVKYYVNQLKLNNRKIVYINFGNENLVIDELNKIKLYDLNPIIGFEKFTTTIHNIISEEGTETFYVFGNLTELQKSWYSELMTMNFFKVIFPYLNKLRCVAYFAIERNEHTYDTISELRKTTQLLLDIYEVDNTLYIYPRKVLNRYSQTMFFPHEIIEDNATPITSSLDTTELVSKFKWNSRRLAYWRRTLNKAKDSLRKESNNQEEMKELLINILVGKDSKINEMCMKYFNLSDLIEIAYREIGTGFIGGKSIGMLLATSILRKSEEYKEQFNELLESHDSFFIGADIFYSYIVENGMWNLRIKQKTEEGYFKYSSELKYKLESGRFSDMIKEQFMHMLEYYGQSPIVVRSSSLLEDSFGNAFAGKYESVFCVNQGTPEERLEDFENAVRTVYASTMNQDALNYRKNRDLDKKDEQMAILVQRVSGDYYGQYFFPHIAGVGNSSNLYVWNKKIDMNAGMLRLVFGLGTRAVDRVHSDYARIITLDDPMRLPLINFEDEQKFSQHDVDVLDFENNKLTTVSINEAIKNDIKTDVNIFGRKDYKTQQILREMRKDPSTAPFLLNFQQLLKCSKFPEVMKKVLQVLSKEYKYPVDIEFTANFNKSNEFTFNIVQCRPLQTRGLGKTVKVPKLLDKNSCVFSSVGNFMGGNIRLPIDYIVFVDSKEYINLSHEGKYNIARQIGIINQKLKNKNVMLMGPGRWGTSTPALGVPVHFTELCNMSVMCEIAYSNEGLMPELSYGSHFFQDLVEAGIFYVALFDNNKDIVFNEEKLKSYKNIVKEIIKETNINIDVIKIYKTKGLEIYSDITTQIVTCAYDTSL, encoded by the coding sequence ATGTATAGAATAGATAACATAAGTACAGGTATGAAGGGATTTGATAAAGCAATTGATATGCTAAAGCTAGGAGATAATGTTGTATGGCAAATTAATCATATACAAGAATATAAAAAGGTAGTTAAATATTATGTGAATCAATTAAAATTAAACAATAGAAAAATAGTATATATTAATTTTGGGAATGAAAATTTAGTGATTGATGAATTAAATAAAATAAAACTTTATGATTTAAATCCAATTATAGGATTTGAAAAATTTACAACGACTATTCATAATATAATATCAGAAGAAGGAACAGAAACATTTTATGTATTTGGAAATTTAACAGAATTACAAAAATCTTGGTATTCGGAACTTATGACAATGAATTTTTTTAAAGTGATATTTCCATACCTGAATAAGCTTAGATGTGTTGCATACTTTGCGATAGAGAGAAATGAACATACATATGATACTATATCAGAATTAAGGAAAACGACTCAGCTATTGTTAGATATATATGAAGTAGATAATACATTATATATATATCCTAGGAAAGTATTAAATAGATATAGCCAAACTATGTTTTTTCCACATGAAATTATAGAAGACAATGCTACACCTATAACATCTAGTTTGGATACCACAGAACTAGTATCAAAGTTTAAGTGGAATAGTAGAAGATTAGCTTATTGGAGGAGAACATTAAATAAAGCTAAAGATTCACTTAGAAAAGAAAGTAATAATCAAGAAGAGATGAAAGAATTATTAATTAATATATTGGTAGGTAAAGATTCTAAGATAAATGAAATGTGTATGAAATATTTTAATTTATCTGATTTAATTGAGATTGCTTATAGAGAAATTGGAACTGGTTTTATAGGTGGTAAAAGTATAGGTATGTTGTTAGCTACATCGATACTTAGAAAAAGTGAAGAATATAAAGAACAGTTTAATGAATTATTAGAGTCTCATGATTCATTTTTTATAGGTGCTGATATATTTTATTCATATATAGTTGAAAATGGTATGTGGAATTTAAGAATAAAGCAAAAAACTGAAGAGGGATATTTTAAATATTCAAGTGAACTCAAATATAAATTAGAATCTGGACGATTTTCTGATATGATAAAAGAACAATTTATGCATATGTTAGAATACTATGGTCAGTCTCCTATAGTAGTAAGATCTAGTTCGCTTCTTGAAGATAGTTTTGGAAATGCATTTGCTGGAAAATACGAAAGTGTATTTTGTGTTAATCAAGGTACTCCGGAAGAAAGATTAGAAGATTTTGAAAATGCGGTTAGGACTGTATATGCGAGCACTATGAACCAAGATGCTTTAAATTACAGAAAAAATAGAGATTTAGATAAAAAAGATGAGCAGATGGCTATTTTAGTTCAAAGAGTTTCGGGTGATTACTATGGACAATATTTTTTTCCACATATAGCTGGAGTTGGTAATTCATCTAACTTATATGTATGGAATAAAAAAATAGATATGAACGCAGGAATGCTTAGATTAGTTTTTGGTCTTGGAACTAGAGCAGTAGACAGAGTTCATAGTGACTATGCAAGAATAATTACACTTGATGATCCTATGAGATTACCTTTAATAAATTTCGAAGATGAACAAAAATTTTCACAACATGACGTAGATGTGTTGGATTTTGAAAATAACAAATTAACGACAGTATCTATAAATGAAGCAATAAAAAATGATATAAAAACAGATGTAAATATATTTGGAAGAAAAGATTATAAAACACAACAAATATTAAGAGAAATGAGGAAAGATCCTTCAACAGCTCCGTTCTTGCTTAATTTTCAACAATTATTAAAGTGCAGTAAATTTCCTGAAGTTATGAAAAAAGTATTACAAGTTTTATCTAAAGAGTATAAATATCCAGTAGATATAGAATTTACAGCTAATTTTAATAAATCAAATGAATTTACATTTAATATAGTACAATGTAGACCTCTTCAAACAAGAGGTTTAGGGAAAACTGTAAAAGTACCTAAGTTACTAGATAAAAATTCATGTGTATTTTCATCGGTAGGAAATTTTATGGGAGGAAATATTAGATTACCTATAGATTATATAGTTTTTGTGGATTCTAAAGAATATATAAATTTAAGTCATGAAGGTAAATATAACATAGCTAGACAAATAGGCATTATAAATCAAAAGTTGAAAAATAAAAATGTAATGCTCATGGGTCCTGGTAGATGGGGAACTAGTACACCAGCGCTTGGAGTTCCTGTTCATTTTACAGAGCTATGCAATATGTCTGTAATGTGTGAAATTGCATATAGTAATGAAGGATTAATGCCTGAACTTTCTTATGGAAGTCACTTTTTCCAAGATCTAGTTGAAGCGGGTATATTCTATGTAGCTTTATTTGACAATAACAAAGATATAGTATTTAATGAAGAAAAATTAAAATCATATAAAAATATAGTTAAAGAAATTATAAAAGAAACAAATATAAATATAGATGTTATAAAGATATATAAGACTAAAGGGCTAGAGATATATTCAGATATTACAACACAAATTGTAACTTGTGCTTATGATACATCACTTTAG